The DNA region GGCCCGAATGTTGCGGCCCTCCCGACCAATGATGCGGCCCTTCATTTCCTCGGAAGGAAGTTCGATGCGCGTCACTGACGCCTGTGCGCTCGTGGGCGCAGCCTCGCGCTGCATCGCTTCAACGAGGACCTCGCGCGCACGCTTTTCGGATTCCGCCTTGGCCTTCTTGGCGTGCCGATGGGCATCGCGGGCAATGTCCGCCTCTACGACCGCCCTCAGGTGCGCAGTCAGTTCCTCCTTCGCTTCCGTGACGGTAAGCCCCGCGAGGGACGCAATCGCGGCCTCGTGCGCGGCCTCCAACTCGTCACGCCGGGAGACGAGCTTCTTCTCGTCTCGCGCCAATACCGCCACGCGCTCCTCGAGTCCGCGAGAGTACGTCTGCACATTGCGCTGGTCCTCGGCCAACTGCCGCTCACGCAACGCCACCCGCTCTTCCCGCTGTTGCGCCTCCGAGATCACATCTCGGGCCTCGTCGCGGATCTGTCTAGCCTCAGCCCGGGCCGAACTCCGCTCCTCGTTGGCTTCCTTGCGCGCACGGTTGACAACCAGCAGCGACGCCAAGAGCAGCACAAGCGTCGCAATAGTCACAATTGTCGACACGGCGCTCCCTCACAATGGTTCGGCTACCTCACTATCGGCACGTATCAAGTCTCGCACGACCCCGAACACCATTGATGCGGGGTATCCCTTGCGACCCAGGAACGCGGAGAGCCTTCGCACCTTTGCCTCAGAATTCAGGCCCGACATCCGTCCCCATTTCGACTCGGCAAGCGTCCTTGCCGACTCCAACTGAACATCCAGCGTGATGTGCTCGAGAGCAGACTCAATGTCGGTCTCGGCGAACCCCTTGCGCCGCAGTTCCGCCGCAATCACGCGGGGGGCCTGGCCCCGTTCCGCTTGCCGGGTCCGTGCGATCATCGCCGCAAGCGACTTGTCGTCGAGCAGACCGACCTCGATGTAGCGCGCGACGATGGCGTCTGCGACGGCGGGATCCACGTCCTTTGCGATGAGTCTTGCCCGCAAGTCCGCAGACGACCGTTGGGCCCGGTCGAGCATGGCCAGTGCCAACGCACGAGCGCGCTCGGCAGGATCCGTCGTGGAGGATTCCTGCCGAGCGCGTGTTGTCATGACTCGAAGTTGGGCCTCCTAAAGGGAGGACGCCTCCTTGGCCATGGCAGCTTCGATTGCGGCGTCGCCGATCGCGGCGGTGTCGACAGCCGCCGTATCACGCTTGCCCTTTGCGGGAACGTCAACCTCTTCGACCGCCACAACGGGGCCAATGTTCAACTTGTTCTTGATCTTGGTCTCGATCTCGATCGCGAGTGCCGGGTTGTCCTTGAGGAACTGGCGGGCGTTTTCCTTGCCCTGACCCAACTGGTCGCTTTCGTAGGTGTACCAAGCGCCGGACTTCTTGACGAAGCCGTGCTCCACACCGAGGTCGATAATTCCTCCCTCGGCCGAAATGCCGTAGCCATAAAGGATGTCGAATTCCGCTTGCTTAAAGGGCGGCGCCATCTTGTTCTTGACCACCTTGACGCGCGTCCTGTTGCCCACGGGCTCGTTGCCCTCCTTGAGGGTCTCAATGCGACGGATGTCCAGTCGCACGGAGGCGTAGAACTTGAGCGCCTTGCCGCCCGTTGTCGTCTCGGGCGAGCCAAAGAACACGCCGATCTTCTCGCGGAGCTGGTTGATGAAGATCGCGGTGGTCCCCGTGTTAGCAATAGCTCCCGTGATCTTTCGCAGCGCCTGCGACATGAGCCGGGCCTGGAGTCCCACGTGGCTATCGCCCATCTCGCCCTCGATCTCGGCCTTCGGCACAAGGGCCGCTACCGAGTCGATGACTAGTACATCGACTCCACCTGACCTGATGAGGATGTCGGCAATTTCTAGCGCCTGCTCACCGGTGTCGGGCTGGGAGATGATCAGGTTGTCGATGTCGACGCCAAGCTTCTTCGCGTATTCGGGATCAAGCGCATGCTCCGCATCGATGAACGCGGCAACTCCTCCCGCCTTCTGCGCATTGGCCACCGCATGCAGTGCCACCGTGGTTTTGCCCGAGGACTCGGGTCCGTATATTTCGACAACGCGGCCG from Demequina lutea includes:
- a CDS encoding regulatory protein RecX, whose product is MTTRARQESSTTDPAERARALALAMLDRAQRSSADLRARLIAKDVDPAVADAIVARYIEVGLLDDKSLAAMIARTRQAERGQAPRVIAAELRRKGFAETDIESALEHITLDVQLESARTLAESKWGRMSGLNSEAKVRRLSAFLGRKGYPASMVFGVVRDLIRADSEVAEPL
- the recA gene encoding recombinase RecA, with the protein product MAQAPDRTKALEAALGQIDRQFGKGSAMRMGDSERRAVAVIPTGSIALDIALGIGGLPRGRVVEIYGPESSGKTTVALHAVANAQKAGGVAAFIDAEHALDPEYAKKLGVDIDNLIISQPDTGEQALEIADILIRSGGVDVLVIDSVAALVPKAEIEGEMGDSHVGLQARLMSQALRKITGAIANTGTTAIFINQLREKIGVFFGSPETTTGGKALKFYASVRLDIRRIETLKEGNEPVGNRTRVKVVKNKMAPPFKQAEFDILYGYGISAEGGIIDLGVEHGFVKKSGAWYTYESDQLGQGKENARQFLKDNPALAIEIETKIKNKLNIGPVVAVEEVDVPAKGKRDTAAVDTAAIGDAAIEAAMAKEASSL